A single window of Rubripirellula lacrimiformis DNA harbors:
- a CDS encoding bifunctional aminoglycoside phosphotransferase/ATP-binding protein has product MKTQTDDSITTNALIAALRNPAAYPHDVGGDVVVHETHISVVFLAGQYAYKIKKPIKTNFLDYSTLHQRKHFCEEEVRLDRRYAQDLYLGVVPIHRVGGTFAIGGEGDAVEYAVKMRRFPAGDLLSERIDSGRLTTAEVFQLAQVIAKFHRDASVCGDAVASQWPDFIVKNVHQIIATLETTADSKTKATLKGLHTWSNDFFARHLQELTDRVDGGFIRECHGDLHLDNVVLWQNSLVPFDGIEFNDQLRWIDVLSDATFLAMDLAARGHLDLSRSFLNAYLEQTGDYGSPNLLRLFLFYRSLVRALAASMRSDADDLSDHVDLAYRFTLREAPRLWITHGVSGSGKTTLSEFVVQRHDAFRLRSDVERKRLFGLSPTERPSAELATTMYSDDANARTYARLIDLTGPILQAGYSVIIDATFLKQADRNRFHDLARRQGVDFAILDCRSDRRTLFQRVADRSARGDDASDADPSVLQYQLSHQQPLSDSEREHVIEIPQSNQIADQL; this is encoded by the coding sequence ATGAAAACACAAACCGACGACTCGATCACGACCAACGCATTGATCGCGGCGCTGCGAAACCCGGCGGCGTACCCACATGATGTCGGCGGGGACGTCGTCGTGCACGAGACACACATTTCGGTCGTATTCTTGGCTGGCCAATACGCCTACAAAATCAAAAAGCCTATCAAGACAAATTTCTTGGACTACAGCACGCTTCATCAGCGCAAGCATTTTTGCGAAGAAGAAGTGCGTCTGGATCGCCGCTATGCCCAGGACTTGTACCTTGGCGTCGTTCCGATCCATCGTGTCGGTGGCACGTTTGCGATCGGCGGCGAAGGCGACGCCGTCGAATATGCCGTCAAAATGCGGCGATTCCCAGCGGGCGATTTGTTGAGCGAACGTATCGACAGCGGCCGACTGACCACCGCAGAAGTTTTTCAACTTGCCCAAGTGATCGCCAAGTTTCATCGCGACGCCAGCGTTTGCGGGGACGCCGTTGCATCCCAGTGGCCAGATTTCATCGTCAAGAATGTCCATCAAATCATTGCCACGCTGGAAACCACAGCGGATTCCAAAACCAAAGCCACGTTAAAAGGACTGCACACCTGGTCCAACGATTTCTTCGCACGCCATCTGCAGGAACTCACCGATCGGGTCGACGGTGGCTTCATTCGCGAATGCCACGGCGATCTTCATCTGGACAACGTCGTCCTTTGGCAAAATTCGCTGGTGCCATTTGACGGAATCGAATTCAACGATCAGCTTCGCTGGATCGACGTGTTAAGCGACGCCACTTTCTTGGCGATGGACCTAGCTGCCAGAGGGCATCTCGACCTGTCTCGGTCTTTCCTGAACGCCTATCTGGAACAGACGGGCGATTATGGGTCGCCCAACTTGCTGCGACTTTTTTTGTTTTACCGATCGCTGGTACGAGCATTGGCGGCGTCGATGCGATCCGACGCCGACGACCTGTCGGATCATGTCGATCTCGCCTACCGATTTACGTTGCGTGAAGCGCCGCGGTTGTGGATCACCCATGGCGTCAGTGGCAGCGGAAAAACGACGCTCAGCGAATTCGTGGTTCAACGTCACGACGCGTTTCGGCTTCGCAGCGACGTCGAACGCAAACGCCTGTTCGGGCTTTCCCCGACCGAACGGCCATCCGCCGAACTGGCCACGACCATGTACTCGGATGATGCCAACGCCCGGACTTACGCAAGGCTGATCGATCTGACAGGCCCGATCTTGCAAGCCGGCTACAGCGTCATCATCGACGCAACGTTTCTAAAGCAGGCCGACCGCAACCGATTTCACGATCTGGCTCGAAGGCAGGGCGTTGACTTTGCGATCCTGGATTGCCGCAGCGATCGACGAACGCTTTTCCAACGTGTTGCCGATCGGTCCGCCCGCGGCGATGACGCTTCGGATGCCGATCCAAGCGTTCTTCAATATCAACTGTCCCATCAACAGCCGCTTTCGGATTCCGAACGCGAGCATGTCATCGAAATCCCCCAATCAAACCAAATCGCCGATCAGCTTTAA
- a CDS encoding universal stress protein, protein MRAFQKILVYAGTEQHETTVPAAIELAVENKARLTLMDVVKPIPKALGMMTDVAKPEELERLVAADRRRRLLEIAESFSNANVPMDVVVAIGDPATEITRQVINDEHDLVIKMADGSSPANRLFGSIARSILRICPCPVWLLKPQAHGDFDQVLAAIDVNSEDQQHVDLNRKILELAYTIAQRDKAQLHVVAAWQLWMEDSIRRHAGDEAVDSIRKDHQAKVHSALDELLQTPYAEADDVHLHLRHGSPAAVIRSVADEVQADLMVMGTVCRTGVAGFLIGNTAETVIPDLTCSLLALKPDGFVSPVEASHTLLIEDDEPLPLL, encoded by the coding sequence ATGCGTGCGTTCCAAAAGATTCTTGTCTACGCGGGAACCGAGCAACATGAAACGACGGTCCCAGCAGCGATCGAATTGGCCGTCGAAAACAAGGCTCGGCTAACGTTGATGGATGTCGTCAAACCCATCCCCAAAGCGTTGGGGATGATGACCGACGTCGCCAAGCCCGAGGAACTCGAACGGCTGGTTGCTGCCGACCGACGCCGACGGTTGCTGGAAATCGCCGAAAGCTTTTCCAACGCCAACGTTCCAATGGACGTGGTGGTCGCGATCGGTGACCCGGCCACCGAGATCACACGGCAGGTGATCAACGATGAACATGACCTCGTCATCAAAATGGCGGATGGCAGTTCCCCCGCCAACCGTCTGTTCGGCAGCATCGCCAGATCAATCCTACGAATCTGCCCCTGTCCAGTTTGGTTGCTGAAACCCCAGGCTCATGGCGACTTTGATCAAGTCTTAGCAGCGATTGACGTCAACTCTGAAGATCAACAGCACGTCGATCTCAATCGCAAGATCCTGGAACTGGCGTATACGATTGCCCAGCGCGACAAGGCTCAACTTCACGTCGTCGCGGCCTGGCAATTGTGGATGGAAGATTCGATCCGACGTCACGCGGGTGATGAAGCAGTCGATTCGATCCGCAAGGATCACCAAGCCAAGGTCCACAGTGCGTTGGACGAACTGCTGCAAACACCTTATGCCGAAGCAGACGATGTGCACTTGCATCTGCGTCACGGATCCCCGGCCGCGGTCATACGTAGCGTCGCCGACGAAGTGCAAGCCGACCTGATGGTGATGGGAACGGTATGCCGCACCGGTGTCGCAGGATTCCTGATCGGAAACACTGCCGAGACTGTCATTCCCGACCTGACGTGCTCGCTACTTGCGCTCAAACCGGACGGCTTCGTTTCGCCCGTCGAAGCGTCACACACCTTGTTGATCGAAGACGACGAACCTCTCCCTTTGCTGTGA
- a CDS encoding universal stress protein has translation MKKIMLATDGSSVAEDAAKFLAHLPHDEKIELTIVSVLYVPGTQKTYLVGDWFETCMAQERKRADEAFARIQSIFAGANVSLNHIVREGNPGETIILVSQEVQPELLVIGATGQSAIARVLLGSTSDYVATHAPCSVLVVRPNPDRAKTHRLRVAIGYEDNGPAQAALEEFSEFGWAGQTDLRVVSVTYQLGFYDVPREGPSTKFVDAAVDQLRKVATDVKGELIHSDHIGEGLIRYITSEDIDLIVVGETPRTRLGRILMGSMTRFVLRHAPCSVWITRNRMIHGIDKHASHVETATQ, from the coding sequence ATGAAAAAGATCATGCTGGCGACCGATGGTTCCTCTGTCGCCGAAGACGCAGCCAAGTTCCTGGCCCACCTGCCGCACGACGAAAAGATCGAACTGACGATTGTTTCGGTGCTGTACGTTCCGGGCACCCAAAAAACCTATTTGGTAGGCGATTGGTTCGAAACCTGTATGGCTCAGGAACGAAAAAGGGCTGACGAAGCCTTCGCCAGGATCCAATCGATCTTTGCCGGAGCCAACGTCTCGCTGAACCACATCGTTCGTGAGGGGAATCCGGGCGAAACCATCATCCTAGTCTCGCAGGAAGTCCAACCTGAACTGCTGGTGATCGGCGCGACCGGACAATCGGCGATCGCTCGCGTCTTGCTGGGCAGCACCAGCGACTATGTCGCCACACATGCACCGTGCAGCGTCTTGGTCGTGCGGCCCAACCCAGACCGAGCGAAGACGCATCGACTGCGAGTCGCGATCGGATACGAGGACAACGGCCCGGCTCAGGCAGCACTCGAAGAATTCTCTGAATTCGGTTGGGCGGGGCAAACGGACCTACGCGTCGTCTCGGTGACCTACCAACTCGGTTTCTACGACGTGCCACGTGAAGGTCCGTCGACCAAGTTCGTCGATGCGGCAGTGGATCAATTGCGAAAGGTCGCCACGGACGTGAAGGGCGAACTGATTCACAGCGATCACATCGGCGAAGGGTTGATTCGTTACATCACGTCCGAGGATATCGACTTGATCGTCGTTGGCGAAACGCCACGAACTCGGCTCGGCCGCATCCTGATGGGCAGCATGACACGGTTTGTGCTGCGTCACGCACCCTGCAGCGTCTGGATCACTCGCAATCGAATGATTCACGGAATCGATAAGCATGCATCGCATGTTGAAACAGCAACCCAATAG
- a CDS encoding helix-hairpin-helix domain-containing protein, whose amino-acid sequence MVIIESCDPISAVEQIEGVRENQKISSQLREIADLLEEQKASEFRVQAYRAAAETIAHRQAPIRETLEQDGVPGLVALPTIGHSIANLIESALRIERMPLLDRLRGQAKAEHFFATLPGIGPHLSHRIHEHLHLETLAELKAAAADGRLAHVPGIGRKRIEAIRACLAHRTDQPTASVAANTTNEWISVDELLDIDREYRERANDDSLAKTGSVHTEKTPIVHAQRNGRHYTAMFSHTANANQQHATHDWVVVYRDDANAHGRWTIITSKFGKLKGLRIVRGREDDCQDYYRRHNAYHQPQARHAPYSELTPAWNEDERQRGVHG is encoded by the coding sequence ATGGTGATCATCGAATCCTGCGACCCAATCTCTGCGGTCGAGCAAATAGAAGGTGTACGAGAGAACCAAAAGATTTCCAGTCAGTTGCGAGAGATCGCAGATTTATTGGAAGAGCAAAAAGCGAGCGAGTTCCGTGTCCAAGCATACCGGGCGGCCGCCGAAACGATCGCCCATCGGCAGGCTCCCATTCGCGAGACCCTGGAACAGGATGGCGTGCCGGGACTGGTCGCCCTTCCGACCATCGGTCATTCGATTGCAAACCTGATCGAATCGGCGCTTCGGATCGAACGAATGCCGCTGTTGGACCGCTTGCGAGGCCAAGCCAAAGCCGAGCATTTCTTCGCAACACTGCCTGGCATTGGGCCCCATCTGTCCCACCGAATCCATGAACATCTGCACCTCGAAACGCTTGCGGAACTGAAGGCAGCTGCCGCCGACGGCCGACTCGCACACGTCCCTGGAATCGGCCGAAAACGAATCGAAGCCATCCGGGCCTGCCTTGCACATCGCACCGATCAACCCACTGCGTCCGTGGCGGCGAACACAACCAACGAATGGATTTCGGTGGACGAACTGCTGGACATCGATCGGGAATACCGTGAACGCGCCAACGACGACAGCTTGGCCAAAACCGGTTCTGTGCATACCGAAAAGACGCCCATCGTGCATGCCCAGCGCAATGGCCGGCACTATACCGCGATGTTTTCGCACACCGCCAATGCCAATCAGCAACACGCCACCCATGACTGGGTTGTTGTTTACCGAGACGATGCCAACGCGCACGGACGCTGGACAATCATCACGTCCAAATTTGGCAAGTTGAAAGGGTTGCGCATCGTCCGTGGCCGCGAAGACGATTGCCAAGACTATTACCGACGACACAACGCTTATCACCAACCGCAAGCTCGCCACGCCCCCTATTCCGAATTGACGCCAGCGTGGAACGAAGACGAACGCCAACGGGGCGTCCACGGTTAA
- a CDS encoding dihydroorotate dehydrogenase-like protein: MSGELAVDYLGLELASPIVVGACPLTKEPETVRQLVGAGAGAIVLPSMLQEQIVHHQMKQDDPLGAIANSGYQPQQDRYNGGVEAYLQTIQLLKDTAGVPIIASMNGSSPGDWLSYAGDLQSAGADALEFNLQAGVPQGREPAGAIEARLADMIRDVCERVSIPVAVKISQRYTNLASMTGQLTQAGAKGIVLFTHLPQWDVCTDRQHWTIRWELSPADSMGGILEGIVRVRAGDENVSIAASGGVATSEDAIKAMIAGANVAMVTSAVYREGPDVVRNMVDGIARHIQISPHTTLREFQAAMPRADVGSERTMRLEYVDPLTRGDSYFDPTPAVPQQTGDSYGHRTQ, encoded by the coding sequence ATGTCAGGTGAACTTGCGGTCGATTATCTTGGGCTTGAACTGGCATCACCGATCGTCGTGGGAGCCTGCCCATTGACGAAGGAACCGGAAACCGTCCGACAGCTTGTGGGTGCCGGTGCTGGCGCGATCGTGCTGCCGTCGATGCTTCAGGAACAAATCGTGCATCACCAAATGAAGCAGGACGATCCGCTCGGCGCGATCGCAAACAGCGGCTATCAACCTCAGCAAGACCGCTACAACGGCGGCGTGGAAGCGTACCTGCAGACGATCCAGCTTTTGAAGGACACCGCGGGTGTGCCGATCATCGCCAGCATGAACGGATCATCCCCCGGCGACTGGCTGTCGTATGCAGGCGACCTGCAGTCAGCCGGTGCCGACGCGCTGGAATTCAACTTGCAGGCGGGGGTTCCCCAAGGCCGAGAACCGGCCGGTGCGATCGAAGCCAGATTGGCTGACATGATTCGCGACGTTTGTGAACGAGTGTCCATTCCGGTCGCGGTAAAGATCAGCCAGCGGTACACGAATCTTGCGTCCATGACCGGTCAATTGACGCAGGCGGGAGCCAAGGGGATCGTGCTGTTCACGCACCTTCCCCAATGGGACGTGTGTACCGACCGACAACACTGGACGATTCGATGGGAACTGTCACCGGCCGATTCAATGGGCGGGATCTTGGAAGGCATCGTTCGGGTCCGCGCCGGTGACGAGAACGTGTCCATCGCTGCCAGCGGCGGTGTAGCGACCAGCGAAGATGCGATCAAAGCGATGATTGCGGGCGCCAATGTCGCAATGGTGACCTCGGCGGTCTATCGCGAGGGCCCCGATGTCGTTCGCAACATGGTCGATGGCATCGCCAGGCACATCCAAATCAGTCCTCACACGACGCTGCGAGAATTCCAAGCGGCGATGCCACGGGCCGACGTCGGTTCCGAGCGAACGATGCGTCTGGAATACGTCGACCCGCTGACACGAGGCGATAGCTACTTTGACCCCACGCCGGCCGTCCCCCAGCAGACCGGCGATTCATACGGCCACCGCACCCAGTAG
- a CDS encoding Hsp20/alpha crystallin family protein, with amino-acid sequence MMANTMTKRGTRGLSLPAMELFPQFRSMENMMSRMFDDTDDSWLGGTLTPTLDVSETDSEVDVKMDLPGMKPEQIDIQVHNNVLSIRGERSEESEKKGRKFHRVERRIGSFARSVSLPSIVDEDNVDANYNDGVLTIRMPKTKEAQAKKIAVNQRP; translated from the coding sequence ATGATGGCGAACACAATGACCAAACGCGGCACTCGCGGATTGTCGCTTCCTGCGATGGAACTGTTTCCCCAATTCCGGTCGATGGAAAACATGATGTCGCGGATGTTCGATGACACCGATGACAGTTGGCTGGGCGGAACTTTGACACCGACTTTGGACGTCTCCGAAACCGATAGCGAAGTGGACGTGAAAATGGACTTGCCCGGTATGAAGCCCGAGCAAATTGACATCCAGGTCCACAACAATGTGCTGAGCATCCGCGGCGAACGATCCGAAGAATCTGAAAAGAAGGGACGCAAGTTCCATCGGGTGGAACGGCGTATCGGCAGCTTTGCAAGATCGGTTTCGCTACCGTCGATCGTTGACGAAGACAATGTCGATGCCAACTACAACGACGGTGTATTGACGATTCGCATGCCAAAAACCAAGGAAGCCCAAGCCAAAAAGATCGCTGTCAACCAGCGTCCATGA
- a CDS encoding DsrE family protein has translation MRRVIPLGFLAVFVAVFTSSHSGVSAEDAVVDGKGQKVVVHLSHFTDDLHRCFMAVKVANLMQEYGADVTMFVDLEGVRIAERREHLKFTWGEDSPTLAELYEKFAAGGGKVMVCPHCAHSAHITDPGLKRNAEIATTAMLGKLLIEADKVMDY, from the coding sequence ATGCGTCGTGTCATCCCACTCGGTTTCTTGGCCGTTTTTGTAGCCGTCTTCACTTCGTCCCATTCCGGTGTTTCCGCAGAGGACGCGGTCGTCGATGGCAAGGGCCAAAAGGTCGTGGTTCACCTTTCGCATTTCACCGATGATCTGCATCGCTGTTTCATGGCGGTCAAAGTCGCCAATCTGATGCAGGAGTACGGTGCCGACGTGACCATGTTCGTTGATTTGGAAGGTGTTCGTATTGCCGAGCGAAGGGAGCATTTGAAGTTCACCTGGGGCGAAGATTCCCCCACGCTTGCGGAGTTGTACGAGAAGTTCGCAGCCGGCGGCGGCAAAGTCATGGTCTGCCCGCACTGCGCCCATTCGGCTCACATCACCGATCCTGGGCTGAAACGAAATGCGGAAATTGCTACGACCGCGATGCTCGGAAAGCTACTGATCGAAGCCGATAAAGTCATGGACTATTGA
- a CDS encoding ATP-dependent 6-phosphofructokinase — protein sequence MRIGVLCSGGDAPGMNACLRSVVRAATSDGHEVIGIRRGYQGLIDEDFFAGGADSGCMSARSVSHILERGGTVLHSSRCQAFTTPQGLQTAAAALRRNGIDALIPIGGDGTFRGAVALGKVWSGQIIGCPATIDNDLVGTDLTIGFATAVATAVDCIDKLRDTAESHERMFLVEVMGRNSGHLALATALAGSAEIACVPEVNVDADSIAKHVRELRSLGKQSIIIVVAEGDEQGGAVALNQKLAQAGCPYGTRTVILGHVQRGGSPSPPDRILATRLGDFAVRSLAAGATGMMAGDSAGRCRLVTLAETFATHKPLPEHEVELLERMSC from the coding sequence ATGCGAATCGGAGTTCTATGCAGCGGTGGTGACGCACCGGGAATGAATGCCTGTCTACGATCGGTCGTCCGTGCGGCGACGTCCGACGGGCACGAAGTGATCGGGATTCGGCGTGGCTATCAGGGGCTGATCGACGAGGATTTCTTTGCCGGCGGAGCGGACTCTGGATGCATGTCGGCACGCAGTGTTTCACACATCCTGGAACGTGGTGGAACGGTTCTGCACTCGTCCCGTTGCCAAGCGTTCACGACGCCGCAAGGATTGCAGACGGCCGCTGCCGCATTGCGACGAAACGGTATCGATGCGTTGATCCCGATTGGCGGTGACGGAACCTTTCGAGGCGCCGTCGCGCTGGGGAAAGTTTGGAGCGGTCAGATCATCGGTTGTCCCGCGACGATCGATAACGACCTGGTCGGAACAGATTTGACGATCGGATTTGCTACTGCTGTCGCAACCGCGGTCGACTGTATCGACAAGCTTCGCGATACCGCCGAAAGCCACGAACGAATGTTCTTGGTCGAAGTCATGGGCCGAAATTCGGGACACCTGGCACTGGCGACCGCATTGGCAGGCAGCGCCGAAATCGCTTGTGTTCCCGAAGTGAATGTCGATGCGGATTCGATCGCCAAACATGTTCGAGAACTACGATCCCTAGGCAAGCAGTCGATCATCATCGTGGTGGCCGAAGGCGATGAACAGGGCGGCGCGGTGGCGCTGAATCAGAAGCTTGCCCAAGCCGGATGTCCCTACGGCACGCGGACCGTGATCCTGGGGCACGTCCAACGCGGTGGTAGCCCGTCGCCACCGGACCGGATCTTAGCGACACGCTTGGGCGATTTCGCGGTGCGATCGCTGGCCGCAGGGGCCACCGGAATGATGGCCGGTGATTCGGCAGGCCGATGTCGGCTGGTGACACTGGCCGAAACGTTCGCCACCCACAAACCGTTGCCGGAACATGAAGTGGAATTGCTGGAACGGATGTCGTGCTGA
- a CDS encoding sigma-54-dependent transcriptional regulator, which translates to MTDMPIKLLLVDDEEDSRRSSAKWMTRKGHDVTDVSNAAEAMSLLERESFDVGVFDMNMPGMSGLELLQRVHQDNIDIEVIMLTGQGTVETAVSAMKMGACDFLSKPCALGDLEHHCFRARERHELKKENKQLKAVISRVRPAAKLIGESKSLREVAKLIGKVAPTNKPVLIQGESGTGKEVVAQAIQQASRVADKPFVTVNCAALPENLVESELFGHQKGSFTGATAEKPGLFEIADGGTLFIDEIGELPPSLQPKLLRVLEDGSLRRVGCHRQRKVKVRIIAATNRDLQTEVDNGNFREDLFYRINVLSILLPPLREREGDINRLIDHFLPTSFHIDDAARRALNAYPWPGNIRQLINVIDRATILADEFEITLDDLPTEIVGFGHTSATPFPIATPTDPTAAIEVRSAHPRDMLGDPDFKLDDIARVHVLEVLEKEKGNKAGAARKLGIHRRKLYRLLDRFTGKSDATSSDESSACESVL; encoded by the coding sequence ATGACGGATATGCCAATCAAACTTCTGCTCGTCGACGACGAGGAAGATTCACGTCGTTCATCGGCGAAATGGATGACCCGCAAAGGTCACGACGTCACCGATGTGTCCAACGCCGCCGAAGCGATGAGCTTGCTAGAGCGTGAATCGTTCGACGTTGGCGTCTTCGACATGAATATGCCGGGCATGTCGGGCCTGGAACTTCTGCAACGCGTTCACCAAGACAACATCGACATCGAAGTCATCATGTTGACCGGACAGGGCACCGTCGAAACGGCGGTCTCGGCGATGAAGATGGGTGCTTGCGATTTCCTTAGCAAACCCTGTGCGTTGGGCGATCTAGAACATCATTGCTTTCGGGCTCGCGAACGGCACGAATTGAAGAAAGAAAACAAGCAACTAAAAGCCGTCATTTCGCGGGTGCGACCGGCGGCGAAGTTGATCGGTGAATCGAAATCGCTGCGTGAGGTCGCAAAGCTGATCGGCAAGGTTGCACCGACCAACAAACCGGTCTTGATTCAAGGCGAAAGCGGCACTGGTAAAGAGGTCGTCGCCCAAGCAATTCAGCAGGCCAGCCGGGTCGCCGACAAGCCGTTCGTCACGGTCAACTGCGCTGCATTGCCAGAGAACTTGGTCGAAAGCGAACTGTTCGGACACCAAAAAGGATCCTTCACGGGTGCGACAGCCGAGAAGCCCGGGTTGTTTGAAATTGCGGATGGCGGAACCTTGTTCATCGACGAAATCGGCGAACTGCCGCCGTCGTTACAGCCGAAGTTACTGCGGGTGTTGGAGGACGGGTCGCTTCGCCGTGTCGGTTGCCATCGGCAGCGCAAGGTCAAGGTGCGCATCATTGCGGCAACCAACCGTGATCTGCAGACCGAAGTTGACAATGGCAATTTTCGCGAAGACTTGTTCTATCGCATCAATGTGTTGTCGATCCTGTTGCCCCCACTGCGTGAACGTGAAGGCGACATCAACCGATTGATCGACCACTTTTTGCCAACCTCGTTTCACATCGACGATGCCGCTCGGCGAGCGTTGAATGCTTATCCGTGGCCAGGCAACATCCGACAACTGATCAACGTGATCGACCGGGCCACGATCTTGGCAGACGAGTTCGAGATCACGCTCGACGATTTGCCCACTGAAATCGTGGGCTTCGGCCACACTTCGGCAACTCCGTTCCCCATTGCAACACCAACCGATCCCACCGCCGCGATCGAAGTCCGGTCCGCCCATCCCCGGGATATGCTGGGTGATCCCGATTTCAAACTGGACGACATCGCCCGCGTGCACGTGCTAGAGGTCTTGGAGAAGGAAAAGGGGAACAAGGCTGGCGCGGCTCGTAAACTAGGAATTCACCGCCGCAAACTGTACCGACTGCTAGACCGGTTCACCGGGAAATCCGATGCCACGTCGTCGGACGAATCGTCTGCCTGCGAATCGGTGCTGTGA
- a CDS encoding hemerythrin domain-containing protein translates to MNKAWKQLQRAFIEDHRTLTRGYVSLLKLLDERDFTGAASEAKRLDELAGPHIAFEESFLYPKVGESRGDEYTGKLYQEHAEILNALVEIRQLKPDANLDDSAIESLKDRLHHGLDHAAACGSLLSHLKALPDDEQSQALRRLLRFRDHSPAWSDLASTERE, encoded by the coding sequence ATGAACAAGGCTTGGAAACAGTTGCAGCGGGCGTTTATCGAAGACCATCGCACTTTGACTCGAGGCTACGTCAGCCTATTGAAGCTGTTAGACGAACGCGACTTTACCGGTGCGGCCAGCGAAGCCAAGCGATTGGACGAATTGGCCGGTCCCCACATCGCGTTCGAAGAATCGTTCCTGTATCCCAAAGTCGGCGAATCACGCGGCGACGAATACACCGGAAAGCTGTACCAGGAACATGCCGAAATCCTGAATGCATTGGTGGAAATACGCCAATTGAAACCAGACGCCAACTTGGACGATTCGGCCATTGAGAGCCTGAAAGACAGGCTGCACCACGGCCTCGATCACGCGGCCGCGTGCGGATCGCTGCTGAGCCACCTGAAGGCGCTCCCCGACGACGAGCAAAGCCAAGCCCTTCGCAGGCTTTTGCGATTTCGTGATCACAGTCCCGCATGGTCGGATCTGGCAAGCACCGAAAGAGAGTAA
- a CDS encoding class II glutamine amidotransferase — MQPDRSMCRLYGFRSNEPTKVECTLVHAQNALLIQSRSDEIGRSHSDGWGIGYYEDGLACVERSAAAAHHGLHFSNTAERVYSSTVISHVRLATVGTPAIENCHPFHWGNWVFAHNGTVQGIETLRPAMLGELSPTHRSAIQGSTDSELLFHWLMQRLTDSGVVSETICKSLDESASVIAENLSRLDSRCRSVMPEKPARLNTVLTDGHVMIASRLRNSLHWTHRDGVRDCEICGIPHVDHQIGFHYRAVVLASEPLSHEKWVPIPDGTVISIDDDIRTHSIPILGIEPIRSEAT; from the coding sequence ATGCAACCAGATCGTTCCATGTGCCGACTTTATGGATTTCGATCGAACGAACCAACCAAAGTGGAGTGCACCTTGGTTCACGCTCAGAATGCGCTCTTGATCCAAAGTCGGTCTGACGAGATCGGGCGATCGCATTCCGACGGTTGGGGGATCGGGTACTACGAGGATGGTTTGGCGTGCGTCGAACGCAGTGCTGCCGCCGCTCACCACGGATTGCATTTCAGCAACACCGCCGAACGGGTGTATTCGTCGACGGTCATTTCGCACGTTCGTCTGGCAACCGTCGGCACGCCCGCGATCGAAAATTGCCATCCGTTTCACTGGGGCAATTGGGTCTTTGCGCACAACGGCACCGTGCAGGGGATCGAAACTTTGCGTCCCGCCATGTTAGGCGAACTGTCACCGACCCATCGCAGTGCGATCCAGGGCAGCACCGATAGTGAGCTGTTGTTTCACTGGTTGATGCAGCGGTTGACCGACAGCGGCGTCGTGTCCGAAACGATTTGCAAGTCGCTTGACGAATCGGCTAGCGTGATCGCCGAGAACTTGTCGCGGCTCGATTCGCGATGCCGCAGCGTGATGCCAGAAAAACCGGCACGGTTGAACACCGTTCTAACCGACGGCCACGTCATGATTGCATCGCGGCTTCGAAACTCGCTTCACTGGACGCACCGCGACGGAGTTCGTGATTGTGAAATCTGTGGCATTCCTCACGTCGATCATCAGATTGGATTTCATTACCGCGCGGTGGTGTTAGCTTCGGAGCCACTGTCACACGAAAAATGGGTGCCCATCCCTGATGGCACGGTCATTTCGATCGACGATGATATCCGGACGCATTCGATCCCGATTCTGGGCATCGAACCGATCCGATCGGAGGCCACATGA